The following proteins come from a genomic window of Iamia sp. SCSIO 61187:
- a CDS encoding PQQ-binding-like beta-propeller repeat protein — MTEDSLWSRRTAALVVALAVAAGACTSSSEGSGAPAAPTDGPATTTATAETTTTTTAYAPTWSAIHADGRNSDFAPIPGPDALEPAWSYATGGMITVGPTSDPDGRVYLTDNGGPCHLQALDGATGEVEWCTEELDLGAAISSALIDREGHVFVADSQALHAFDRDGALLWEAPIVGVPLSAQLTPAGSVVLVTNIGQVHVVDRATGEPVVPVRELIPGRRFTLAESLWPCARGLPGCPSANTIAVHPDTGRVFFTWWEPGAPRASVRAIDIDEDEGAITDAWSNDGLPNGSGSSPTVSADGTRVYVTDGVDSLHALDADTGAIIWSYRIGWNAGGSPSVSPDGLVMPAGAGGTVAVVDEGDRAVPAWQRDDLVNLGIATQAEGHRAYVTVPREGREVDIAVVDTRDGTVLDRDRLEGVSLFSVGTTLTPDGTVLVPTFAGTLHAYRPAR; from the coding sequence ATGACTGAAGATAGTCTCTGGTCCCGCCGCACCGCCGCGCTCGTCGTCGCCCTGGCGGTGGCGGCCGGCGCCTGCACGTCGTCGTCCGAGGGGTCGGGGGCGCCCGCAGCGCCGACCGACGGTCCGGCGACCACGACGGCGACGGCGGAGACGACCACCACGACCACCGCCTACGCGCCCACGTGGTCGGCGATCCACGCCGACGGGCGGAACTCGGACTTCGCCCCCATCCCCGGCCCGGACGCGCTCGAGCCGGCCTGGTCCTACGCCACGGGCGGGATGATCACGGTGGGTCCGACCAGCGACCCCGATGGGCGCGTCTACCTCACCGACAACGGGGGGCCGTGCCACCTCCAGGCCCTCGACGGGGCCACGGGCGAGGTGGAGTGGTGCACCGAGGAGCTCGACCTGGGGGCCGCCATCTCGTCGGCGCTGATCGACAGGGAGGGCCACGTGTTCGTCGCCGACAGCCAGGCCCTGCACGCCTTCGACCGCGACGGCGCCCTCCTGTGGGAGGCGCCCATCGTCGGGGTGCCCCTGTCGGCGCAGCTGACGCCCGCCGGGAGCGTCGTGCTGGTCACCAACATCGGCCAGGTCCACGTCGTCGACCGGGCCACGGGGGAGCCGGTGGTGCCCGTCCGGGAGCTCATCCCGGGGCGGCGGTTCACCCTCGCCGAGAGCCTCTGGCCCTGCGCCCGCGGCCTGCCCGGGTGCCCCAGCGCCAACACCATCGCCGTCCACCCCGACACCGGCCGGGTCTTCTTCACCTGGTGGGAGCCGGGCGCGCCGCGGGCGTCGGTGCGCGCCATCGACATCGACGAGGACGAGGGGGCGATCACCGACGCCTGGTCGAACGACGGCCTCCCGAACGGCAGTGGGTCGAGCCCCACCGTGTCGGCCGACGGGACCCGGGTCTACGTCACCGACGGGGTCGACAGCCTGCACGCCCTCGACGCGGACACGGGGGCGATCATCTGGTCGTACCGGATCGGGTGGAACGCCGGCGGCAGCCCCTCGGTCTCCCCGGACGGCCTGGTGATGCCCGCCGGCGCGGGGGGCACGGTCGCCGTGGTCGACGAGGGCGATCGGGCTGTCCCGGCCTGGCAGCGGGACGACCTCGTGAACCTGGGCATCGCCACCCAGGCCGAGGGGCACCGGGCCTACGTGACCGTGCCGCGCGAGGGGCGGGAGGTCGACATCGCCGTCGTCGACACCCGGGACGGGACTGTGCTCGACCGCGACCGGCTGGAGGGGGTGTCGCTGTTCAGCGTCGGCACCACCCTGACCCCGGACGGGACCGTGCTGGTGCCCACCTTCGCCGGCACCCTCCACGCCTACCGCCCCGCCCGGTGA
- a CDS encoding DUF1254 domain-containing protein, whose translation MARRRLDLEALVDGVVWGYPLLATRRTLHRSVPVDADGLALRTRLSTAADRGVVAPNNDTLYGSGFYDLAEGDLTIEVPPLEPGRYWSVMLLDAYTSVSYVCRRLHGSDGVVARATLDPTVPPVRDGATTIPVATPSVWVLARVVVDGPHDVAAATDALRSIRVTGPGHGAAGADGPPSDPLALVAEALASDPPAPWDVPAPPGLAGLLDEGIAAGAGPEVLARVHERVLRLGHDRIADGWGTRLGGADFGSDVVARAATARFALAAHLPAENRSYVAGIDDGAVPRRLRFRPEDLPPVRGFWSLTMYGVDGQLVDNPIDRYSIGDRTPGVEREPDGSLVIDVGADPPARTTNWLPAPPGPCAVALRAYEGHPEVVGAAWFPPPLTPAP comes from the coding sequence GTGGCTCGCCGACGCCTGGACCTGGAGGCCCTCGTCGACGGGGTGGTCTGGGGCTACCCCCTGCTCGCGACCCGGCGGACCCTCCACCGCAGCGTCCCCGTCGACGCTGACGGCCTCGCCCTGCGCACCCGGCTCTCGACCGCCGCCGACCGGGGCGTGGTGGCGCCCAACAACGACACCCTCTACGGCTCGGGCTTCTACGACCTGGCCGAGGGGGACCTGACGATCGAGGTCCCGCCCCTCGAGCCGGGCCGCTACTGGTCGGTGATGCTCCTCGACGCCTACACCTCGGTGTCGTACGTGTGCCGACGCCTCCACGGGAGCGACGGGGTCGTCGCCCGCGCCACCCTCGACCCGACGGTGCCGCCGGTCCGTGACGGCGCCACGACCATCCCCGTCGCCACCCCGAGCGTGTGGGTGCTGGCCCGGGTCGTGGTCGACGGACCCCACGACGTCGCCGCCGCGACCGACGCCCTGCGGTCGATCCGGGTGACGGGCCCGGGCCACGGTGCGGCGGGCGCCGACGGCCCTCCGAGCGACCCGCTGGCCCTCGTCGCCGAGGCCCTCGCGTCGGACCCCCCGGCCCCGTGGGACGTCCCCGCCCCGCCCGGCCTGGCCGGGCTCCTCGACGAGGGGATCGCTGCGGGCGCGGGCCCCGAGGTGCTGGCCCGGGTCCACGAGCGCGTGCTCCGGCTGGGCCACGACCGCATCGCCGACGGCTGGGGGACGCGCCTCGGCGGCGCCGACTTCGGGTCGGACGTGGTGGCCCGGGCGGCCACGGCCCGGTTCGCCCTGGCCGCCCACCTCCCGGCCGAGAACCGGTCCTACGTGGCGGGCATCGACGACGGCGCCGTCCCCCGCCGGCTCCGCTTCCGGCCCGAGGACCTCCCCCCGGTGCGGGGGTTCTGGTCGCTCACCATGTACGGCGTCGACGGCCAGCTGGTCGACAACCCGATCGACCGGTACAGCATCGGCGACCGCACGCCGGGCGTGGAGCGGGAGCCGGACGGCTCGCTCGTCATCGACGTCGGGGCCGATCCCCCGGCGCGGACCACCAACTGGCTGCCGGCCCCCCCGGGCCCGTGCGCCGTCGCCCTGCGCGCCTACGAGGGCCACCCCGAGGTGGTGGGCGCCGCCTGGTTCCCCCCGCCGCTCACGCCCGCCCCCTGA
- a CDS encoding NfeD family protein — translation MTVLLVLGALGLVGLLVGLLVGDVDLDIDLGPDWLSLPALAALVGAFGFVGAAALSLGAPMVAALGIGAVAGVALAVLATRLIRALIHMPTDAPVRSADLVGRRGRVVTALTADRTGEVLVTHAGQQLKVAARGAETLPVGAAVVVVEVVSPTLVVVESHDQFWSAGTIPSPPPTDPHGGPTP, via the coding sequence GTGACCGTCCTGCTCGTCCTCGGGGCCCTCGGCCTGGTCGGCCTGCTCGTGGGGCTGCTCGTCGGCGACGTCGACCTCGACATCGACCTCGGGCCCGACTGGCTGTCGCTCCCCGCCCTCGCTGCGCTGGTGGGCGCCTTCGGCTTCGTCGGTGCCGCCGCCCTCTCCCTCGGCGCCCCCATGGTGGCCGCCCTGGGGATCGGCGCCGTGGCCGGCGTGGCCCTTGCCGTGCTCGCCACCCGCCTCATCCGAGCGCTCATCCACATGCCGACCGACGCTCCGGTCCGATCGGCGGACCTCGTCGGCCGGCGCGGGCGGGTCGTCACCGCCCTCACCGCCGATCGCACCGGCGAGGTCCTCGTGACCCACGCCGGCCAGCAGCTGAAGGTCGCGGCGCGGGGCGCCGAGACGCTGCCCGTCGGCGCCGCCGTCGTCGTGGTCGAGGTGGTCTCGCCCACCCTCGTCGTCGTCGAGTCGCACGACCAGTTCTGGTCCGCCGGGACCATCCCGTCTCCACCGCCAACCGACCCCCACGGAGGTCCCACCCCATGA
- a CDS encoding flotillin family protein: protein MTGLIAIAGLVVLIFLLVMFVLTRIKVAGPNEAFIVTGRKGREVTNPETGQLTHDLSGQKVVMGASTFVLPVVQRLAILDLTSRQLAVSVPAAIAKNGIRCSLEAVAVVKVGGQEDSVRAAAQRFLGQQQDIDHFTKEVLAGALRAIVGRLTVEEIIRDRATFAAAVTEEAESSLTNQGLVLDTFQLQDIQAEGNYLADLGRPEAARAQKDAAIAEAIARREAEQARILAEEEIAVANRTLELKRAEIQAQTDAAAAEAAAAGPLAQAAKDQDVISAQEQVATRRAQLKDRELDTEIRKPADARRYAVEQDAEAERSAAIARAEAQAQEVRLQGEAQRTQREQLAEAVRAEGQATADATRAAGEAEASAMQRKADAYASYGEAAILDLLASALPGIVGAAAEPMGNIDKLTVISTEGASDVTRQVTSTVAQGMQVAGDLTGFDVPQLLAALVARRADAAAPSTSGGSGTATAEGSAGGG from the coding sequence ATGACCGGGCTCATCGCCATCGCCGGACTCGTCGTCCTGATCTTCCTGCTCGTGATGTTCGTGCTCACGCGCATCAAGGTCGCCGGGCCCAACGAGGCCTTCATCGTCACCGGCCGCAAGGGCCGGGAGGTCACCAACCCGGAGACCGGCCAGCTCACCCACGACCTCTCCGGCCAGAAGGTCGTCATGGGGGCCAGCACGTTCGTGCTCCCCGTGGTGCAGCGGCTCGCCATCCTCGACCTCACCAGCCGCCAGCTGGCGGTGTCGGTGCCGGCGGCCATCGCCAAGAACGGCATCCGCTGCTCGCTCGAGGCCGTCGCCGTGGTCAAGGTCGGCGGCCAGGAGGACTCGGTGCGCGCCGCCGCCCAGCGGTTCCTCGGCCAGCAGCAGGACATCGACCACTTCACCAAGGAGGTCCTCGCCGGCGCCCTCCGCGCCATCGTGGGCCGCCTCACCGTCGAGGAGATCATCCGCGACCGGGCGACGTTCGCGGCGGCGGTGACCGAGGAGGCCGAGTCGAGCCTCACCAACCAGGGCCTCGTGCTCGACACCTTCCAGCTCCAGGACATCCAGGCCGAGGGCAACTACCTCGCCGACCTCGGCCGGCCCGAGGCGGCCCGGGCCCAGAAGGACGCCGCCATCGCCGAGGCCATCGCCCGGCGGGAGGCCGAGCAGGCCCGCATCCTGGCCGAGGAGGAGATCGCGGTGGCCAACCGCACCCTCGAGCTCAAGCGGGCCGAGATCCAGGCCCAGACCGACGCGGCCGCGGCCGAGGCTGCCGCCGCCGGACCGCTGGCCCAGGCGGCCAAGGACCAGGACGTCATCAGCGCCCAGGAGCAGGTCGCCACCCGCCGGGCCCAGCTGAAGGACCGCGAGCTCGACACCGAGATCCGCAAGCCCGCCGACGCCCGCCGCTACGCCGTGGAGCAGGACGCCGAGGCCGAGCGGAGCGCGGCCATCGCCCGGGCCGAGGCCCAGGCCCAGGAGGTCCGCCTCCAGGGCGAGGCCCAGCGGACCCAGCGCGAGCAGCTGGCCGAGGCCGTCCGGGCCGAGGGCCAGGCGACCGCCGACGCCACCCGCGCCGCGGGCGAGGCCGAGGCCTCGGCGATGCAGCGCAAGGCCGACGCCTACGCCTCCTACGGCGAGGCAGCGATCCTCGACCTGCTGGCCTCCGCCCTGCCCGGCATCGTGGGCGCCGCCGCCGAGCCCATGGGGAACATCGACAAGCTCACGGTCATCAGCACCGAGGGCGCCAGCGACGTCACCCGCCAGGTGACCTCGACCGTCGCCCAGGGGATGCAGGTGGCCGGCGACCTCACCGGCTTCGACGTCCCCCAGCTCCTCGCCGCCCTGGTGGCCCGGCGGGCCGACGCCGCCGCCCCGTCGACCAGCGGCGGCTCCGGCACCGCCACCGCCGAGGGGTCCGCCGGCGGCGGCTGA
- a CDS encoding SRPBCC family protein, with protein sequence MQTETARIDIAKPAAEVWALVGEFGGLDTWMSGVDSCTVEGDVRTIETMGMTLTEKLVGRDADARSITYSIVGEGAPVTAHEATITVHDSGADASEVTWDVSVEPDEAAPMFRDIYQGALGQVKTTLEG encoded by the coding sequence GTGCAGACCGAGACCGCCCGCATCGACATCGCCAAGCCCGCCGCCGAGGTGTGGGCCCTCGTGGGTGAGTTCGGGGGGCTCGACACGTGGATGTCGGGCGTCGACTCGTGCACCGTGGAGGGCGACGTCCGCACCATCGAGACGATGGGCATGACCCTGACCGAGAAGCTCGTCGGCCGCGACGCCGACGCCCGCTCGATCACCTACTCCATCGTCGGCGAGGGCGCTCCCGTCACCGCCCACGAGGCCACCATCACCGTGCACGACTCCGGCGCCGACGCCAGCGAGGTCACCTGGGACGTCTCGGTCGAGCCCGACGAGGCGGCCCCGATGTTCCGGGACATCTACCAGGGCGCCCTCGGGCAGGTGAAGACCACGCTCGAGGGCTGA
- a CDS encoding DEAD/DEAH box helicase gives MTRTVRLRPWQKTALDRFVAHDRPDFLAVATPGAGKTTFALTAARHRLAEVPGRLIVVAPTAHLKHQWAQAASRFALHLDPTWSAADGALAGDMHGIVTTYQQVATSAAALRALSPGAFVVFDELHHAADDRAWGDSVRAAFEPADRRLALSGTPFRSDTRAIPFVDYHLDEARPDFEYGYGDALADRRVVRPVYFPRTGGQMEWSAPDGSEHSATFDDDLDAVRASHRLRTALSLEGEWLPTVLRDAHARLTEVRMVQPDAGGLVIATDQDHARGIAELLRSRFGTRATVVTSDDPRASSHIAMFAAGKEPWLVAVRMVSEGVDIPRLRVGVYATTTSTELFFRQAVGRLVRWTRGVPQQKAWLFIPDDARLRRLAHGIAEQRRHSLQRREREAPLEGLDDAALDAAPPEEEQMSLFAVISAVATDADGHEPAADDDGYDDDDDEGPGFELELAPPPPLAGGVGPVGVGADGAPLTRKEDKKRLRDLNAELARDLVRTTGMTHAQVNRELNRISGITRVTEATVAQLRTRLDKGTRWLNRSA, from the coding sequence ATGACCCGCACCGTCCGCCTCCGCCCCTGGCAGAAGACCGCCCTCGACCGGTTCGTGGCCCACGATCGGCCCGACTTCCTGGCCGTGGCCACGCCCGGCGCCGGCAAGACGACCTTCGCCCTCACCGCGGCCCGCCACCGGCTGGCCGAGGTGCCCGGGCGGCTGATCGTCGTCGCCCCCACGGCCCACCTCAAGCACCAGTGGGCCCAGGCCGCCTCCCGCTTCGCCCTCCACCTCGACCCCACGTGGTCGGCCGCCGACGGCGCCCTGGCCGGCGACATGCACGGCATCGTCACCACCTACCAGCAGGTCGCCACCAGCGCCGCCGCCCTCCGAGCCCTCAGCCCCGGCGCGTTCGTCGTCTTCGACGAGCTGCACCACGCCGCCGACGACCGGGCGTGGGGCGACTCCGTCCGGGCCGCCTTCGAGCCCGCCGACCGGCGCCTGGCCCTGTCGGGCACGCCGTTCCGCTCCGACACCCGCGCCATCCCGTTCGTCGACTACCACCTCGACGAGGCCCGGCCCGACTTCGAGTACGGCTACGGCGACGCCCTGGCCGACCGGCGCGTCGTGCGGCCCGTGTACTTCCCCCGCACCGGCGGGCAGATGGAGTGGTCGGCCCCCGACGGCAGCGAGCACTCGGCGACCTTCGACGACGACCTCGACGCGGTGCGGGCGAGCCACCGCCTCCGCACCGCCCTGTCGCTGGAGGGGGAGTGGCTGCCGACGGTGCTCCGCGACGCCCACGCCCGCCTGACCGAGGTGCGGATGGTCCAGCCCGACGCCGGGGGGCTGGTGATCGCCACCGACCAGGACCACGCCCGGGGGATCGCCGAGCTGCTGCGGTCGCGCTTCGGGACCCGGGCCACCGTCGTCACCTCCGACGACCCCCGGGCGTCGAGCCACATCGCCATGTTCGCGGCGGGCAAGGAACCGTGGCTGGTGGCGGTGCGGATGGTGTCCGAGGGGGTCGACATCCCCCGGCTGCGGGTGGGGGTGTACGCCACGACGACCTCGACCGAGCTGTTCTTCCGCCAGGCCGTCGGGCGCCTCGTGCGGTGGACGCGCGGGGTCCCCCAGCAGAAGGCGTGGCTGTTCATCCCCGACGACGCCCGGCTGCGCCGCCTGGCGCACGGCATCGCCGAGCAGCGGCGCCACTCGCTCCAGCGGCGCGAGCGGGAGGCGCCGCTCGAGGGCCTCGACGACGCCGCCCTCGACGCCGCCCCGCCCGAGGAGGAGCAGATGTCGCTCTTCGCCGTCATCTCCGCCGTGGCGACCGACGCCGACGGCCACGAGCCGGCGGCCGACGACGACGGGTACGACGACGACGATGACGAGGGCCCCGGGTTCGAGCTGGAGCTGGCGCCCCCGCCGCCGCTCGCCGGGGGCGTCGGGCCCGTCGGGGTCGGGGCCGACGGCGCGCCGCTGACCCGCAAGGAGGACAAGAAGCGGTTGCGGGACCTCAACGCCGAGCTGGCCCGCGACCTGGTGCGGACGACCGGGATGACCCACGCCCAGGTGAACCGCGAGCTCAACCGGATCTCGGGCATCACACGGGTCACCGAGGCGACGGTGGCCCAGCTGCGGACCCGCCTCGACAAGGGAACGCGCTGGCTCAACCGCTCCGCCTGA
- a CDS encoding SRPBCC family protein — MADIQIDTDHRLAAVHRSVEDSDRQGPPYKAVIATEVYPSPVDDVWDALTDADRLARWFLPVTGELRLGGHYQLEGNAGGEVLECEPGERFLVTWVYADQVSWVEVTLTPEGEGTRFRLTHTTHGDNPFWEQFGPGAVGVGWELGLLGLSLHLSSGEAVDREAFAGWEASEAARGFILASASAWGDADAAGGEDPEQARAAAERSGAFFTGEGPGIDDLARGGDGG; from the coding sequence ATGGCCGACATCCAGATCGACACCGACCACCGCCTCGCCGCCGTCCACCGGAGCGTCGAGGACTCCGACCGCCAGGGCCCGCCGTACAAGGCGGTGATCGCCACCGAGGTCTACCCGTCGCCCGTCGACGACGTCTGGGACGCCCTCACCGACGCCGACCGGCTGGCCCGCTGGTTCCTCCCCGTCACCGGCGAGCTGCGCCTCGGTGGGCACTACCAGCTCGAGGGCAACGCCGGCGGCGAGGTGCTCGAGTGCGAGCCGGGCGAGCGGTTCCTCGTCACGTGGGTCTACGCCGACCAGGTCAGCTGGGTCGAGGTGACCCTGACCCCCGAGGGCGAAGGGACCCGGTTCCGGCTCACGCACACCACCCACGGCGACAACCCGTTCTGGGAGCAGTTCGGCCCCGGCGCCGTCGGCGTCGGGTGGGAGCTCGGCCTGCTGGGCCTGTCGCTCCACCTGTCGTCGGGCGAGGCGGTCGACCGCGAGGCCTTCGCGGGGTGGGAGGCGAGCGAGGCGGCGCGGGGCTTCATCCTCGCCAGCGCCTCGGCGTGGGGCGACGCCGACGCCGCCGGCGGCGAGGACCCCGAGCAGGCGCGGGCGGCGGCCGAGCGGAGCGGCGCCTTCTTCACCGGCGAGGGCCCCGGCATCGACGACCTCGCCCGCGGGGGCGACGGCGGCTGA
- a CDS encoding helix-turn-helix transcriptional regulator — protein sequence MHAFDVLGDPVRRRILEVLAEGEASAGAVTDVVRAEFGISQPAVSQHLKVLREHGFATVRPDGTRRLYAVDPAGMQEVDAWLEQFRGFWTGRLAALGTELARGRKARRPPAEDA from the coding sequence ATGCACGCCTTCGACGTGCTGGGGGACCCGGTCCGGCGGCGGATCCTCGAGGTCCTCGCCGAGGGGGAGGCGTCGGCCGGCGCCGTCACCGACGTCGTGCGGGCCGAGTTCGGCATCAGCCAGCCCGCGGTCTCCCAGCACCTCAAGGTGCTCCGCGAGCACGGGTTCGCCACCGTCCGCCCCGACGGGACCCGCCGGCTCTACGCCGTCGACCCCGCCGGGATGCAGGAGGTCGACGCCTGGCTCGAGCAGTTCCGCGGCTTCTGGACCGGCCGCCTCGCCGCCCTCGGCACCGAGCTGGCCCGCGGCCGCAAGGCCCGCCGTCCACCGGCCGAGGACGCCTGA